One window from the genome of Actinoplanes teichomyceticus ATCC 31121 encodes:
- a CDS encoding FAD-binding and (Fe-S)-binding domain-containing protein: protein MTTAAIPTSLVHALAGAGVSDVLTDTAHRAAYASDASLYRVVPQAIVRPRHDDDVAATLRVCRELGIPVTARGAGTSVAGNAIGPGVILDFSRHMNRVLAVDGEARTARVQAGTVQATLQAAARPYGLRFGPDPSTHTRCTIGGMIGNNSCGSRTLGYGRTSDNVVALSAYTIDGQRLVTDPLRGAEKITGALRDLIGANLAVGRTEFATFGRQVSGYAVEHLLPENGFNLTEFLVGSEGTLAVVTEATVRLVADPAYRTLVVLGYPDFGAAGDVIPGILQFRPTACEGLDHRICDVVRSRRGPDAVPPLPAGTAWLMVEIAGDDPDEVRDRVARLVAAAGAEDSLVVEDPAKAAPLWKIREDGAGLAGRAPSGLPAHAGWEDAAVPPAKIGAYLRDFDVLVERHGLSAMPYGHLGDGCVHVRLDFPLDSPGGPGRFRAFLEDAADLVVSYGGSLSGEHGDGRARSELLSRMYSPAAMDLFRQIKHTFDPDNLLNPGNLVDPDPVDANIRVSQARKVTTGLALAYHHDGGDFNQAVHRCTGVGKCRADTTVLGGVMCPSYLATKNEKDSTRGRARVLQEMLDGDLAPDWRAEAVHDALDLCLACKGCASDCPTGIDMAAYKSEVLHQSYRRRLRPRSHYSLGWLPRWSRLASRMPRLANLMTGLPGIRRLALFAAGVDARRSIPTFADRTFRASFTPAATGKPVILFVDSFTDHFAPEIARAAVDLLTDAGYAPQITSRTACCGLTWITTGQLDAARRILGATVQELHEAVKQGVPIVGLEPSCTGVLRGDAVELVDNEAARAVAGATRTVAELLAATPGWTPPSLDGVRVIAQPHCHHHAVMGWEADAKLLKRAGATVKRLGGCCGLAGNFGVERGHYEVSVQVARQQLLPALEKAEEGDIFLADGFSCRTQAGDLADVSGVHLVQLLADALPKR from the coding sequence GTGACAACCGCAGCGATCCCGACCTCCCTCGTCCATGCCCTGGCCGGGGCGGGCGTGTCCGACGTGCTGACCGACACGGCACACCGAGCGGCGTACGCGAGCGACGCCTCCCTGTACCGGGTGGTGCCGCAGGCGATCGTCCGGCCGCGCCACGACGACGACGTGGCGGCGACCCTGCGGGTCTGCCGCGAGCTCGGGATCCCGGTCACCGCCCGGGGCGCGGGCACCTCGGTGGCCGGCAACGCGATCGGCCCCGGGGTGATCCTCGACTTCAGCCGGCACATGAACCGGGTGCTGGCCGTGGACGGCGAGGCCCGCACCGCGCGGGTGCAGGCCGGCACGGTCCAGGCGACGCTGCAGGCCGCCGCCCGGCCGTACGGGCTGCGGTTCGGGCCGGACCCGTCGACGCACACCCGCTGCACCATCGGCGGCATGATCGGCAACAACTCGTGCGGCTCCCGGACCCTCGGCTACGGGCGCACCTCGGACAACGTGGTGGCGCTGAGCGCGTACACCATCGACGGGCAACGGCTGGTCACCGATCCGCTGCGGGGCGCCGAGAAGATCACCGGCGCGCTGCGCGACCTGATCGGCGCCAACCTCGCGGTCGGCCGGACCGAGTTCGCGACCTTCGGCCGCCAGGTCTCCGGGTACGCCGTGGAGCACCTGCTGCCGGAGAACGGTTTCAACCTCACCGAGTTCCTGGTCGGCAGCGAGGGCACGCTGGCCGTGGTCACCGAGGCGACGGTGCGCCTGGTCGCCGACCCGGCGTACCGCACGCTGGTGGTGCTCGGCTACCCGGACTTCGGCGCGGCCGGCGACGTCATCCCCGGCATCCTGCAGTTCCGGCCGACCGCCTGCGAGGGCCTCGACCACCGGATCTGCGACGTGGTGCGCAGCCGGCGCGGCCCGGACGCCGTCCCGCCGCTGCCGGCCGGCACCGCGTGGCTGATGGTCGAGATCGCCGGTGACGACCCGGACGAGGTGCGCGACCGGGTGGCCCGGCTGGTCGCCGCCGCCGGGGCGGAGGACTCGCTGGTCGTCGAGGACCCGGCGAAGGCCGCTCCACTGTGGAAGATCCGCGAGGACGGCGCCGGGCTGGCCGGCCGCGCGCCGTCCGGCCTGCCCGCGCACGCCGGGTGGGAGGACGCCGCGGTGCCGCCCGCCAAGATCGGCGCGTACCTGCGGGACTTCGACGTGCTGGTCGAGCGGCACGGGCTCAGCGCGATGCCGTACGGGCACCTCGGCGACGGCTGCGTGCACGTGCGGCTGGACTTCCCGCTGGACTCCCCGGGCGGGCCGGGCCGGTTCCGGGCGTTCCTGGAGGACGCGGCCGACCTGGTGGTCAGCTACGGCGGGTCGCTCTCCGGCGAGCACGGCGACGGGCGGGCCCGCAGCGAGCTGCTGAGCCGGATGTACTCGCCCGCGGCGATGGACCTGTTCCGGCAGATCAAGCACACCTTCGACCCGGACAACCTGCTGAACCCGGGGAACCTGGTGGACCCCGACCCGGTGGACGCGAACATCCGGGTGTCGCAGGCGCGGAAGGTCACCACCGGGCTGGCCCTGGCCTACCACCACGACGGCGGGGATTTCAACCAGGCCGTGCACCGGTGCACCGGCGTGGGCAAGTGCCGCGCCGACACCACCGTGCTCGGCGGGGTGATGTGCCCGTCGTACCTGGCCACCAAGAACGAGAAGGACTCCACCCGGGGGCGGGCCCGGGTGCTGCAGGAGATGCTCGACGGTGACCTCGCCCCGGACTGGCGGGCCGAGGCCGTGCACGACGCGCTCGACCTCTGCCTGGCCTGCAAGGGCTGCGCGTCGGACTGCCCGACCGGGATCGACATGGCGGCGTACAAGTCCGAGGTGCTGCACCAGAGCTACCGGCGCCGCCTGCGGCCCCGGTCGCACTACTCGCTGGGCTGGCTGCCCCGGTGGTCGCGGCTGGCGTCCCGGATGCCGCGCCTGGCCAACCTGATGACCGGCCTGCCCGGCATCCGCCGCCTCGCCCTGTTTGCGGCGGGCGTGGACGCGCGGCGCTCCATCCCGACGTTCGCCGACCGGACGTTCCGGGCGTCGTTCACCCCGGCCGCGACCGGCAAGCCGGTCATCCTGTTCGTGGACAGCTTCACCGACCACTTCGCGCCGGAGATCGCCCGGGCCGCGGTCGACCTGCTCACCGACGCCGGCTACGCCCCGCAGATCACCAGCCGTACCGCGTGCTGCGGACTGACCTGGATCACCACCGGCCAGCTCGACGCCGCCCGGCGCATCCTCGGCGCCACCGTGCAGGAGCTGCACGAGGCGGTCAAGCAGGGCGTCCCGATCGTCGGGCTGGAGCCGTCGTGCACCGGCGTGCTGCGCGGCGACGCCGTCGAACTCGTCGACAACGAGGCGGCGCGGGCGGTCGCCGGCGCCACCAGAACGGTGGCCGAGCTGCTCGCCGCCACACCCGGATGGACCCCGCCGTCGCTGGACGGCGTCCGCGTGATCGCCCAGCCGCACTGCCACCACCACGCGGTGATGGGCTGGGAGGCCGACGCCAAGCTGCTCAAGCGGGCCGGGGCGACGGTGAAACGGCTCGGCGGCTGCTGCGGGCTGGCCGGCAACTTCGGGGTCGAGCGCGGGCACTACGAGGTGTCCGTGCAGGTGGCCCGGCAGCAGCTGCTGCCGGCGCTGGAGAAGGCCGAGGAGGGTGACATCTTCCTGGCCGACGGGTTCTCCTGCCGCACCCAGGCCGGCGACCTGGCCGACGTCTCCGGCGTGCACCTGGTCCAGCTGCTGGCCGACGCGCTGCCGAAGCGCTGA
- the larE gene encoding ATP-dependent sacrificial sulfur transferase LarE codes for MAGTELDDAVTRLGTLLTGIDRLAVAFSGGVDSSLLLALAARALGRDRVLAVLGVSPSLPEDERAAAHEVARHLGVPVAEVLTREGDRAAYRRNGPDRCFHCKDELFTRIGDEVLAAYRVDAVAYGENADDARRPDRPGARAAAAHRVLRPLADLGLGKSDVRRLARACGLPCADKPAAPCLASRIPHFSEVTPVKLAQIEQAEAALRRLGFADFRVRHHGDVARIELPPDDLPRAVRTPLREALHAAVVAAGFRFAALDIAGIQSGAFTLPLVRAARD; via the coding sequence ATGGCCGGCACGGAGCTCGACGATGCGGTGACCCGACTCGGCACGCTGCTGACCGGAATCGATCGGCTGGCGGTGGCGTTCTCCGGTGGCGTCGACTCGTCGCTGCTGCTGGCCCTCGCGGCGCGGGCGCTCGGCCGGGACCGGGTCCTGGCCGTGCTGGGCGTCTCCCCGAGCCTGCCGGAGGACGAGCGGGCCGCCGCGCACGAGGTCGCCCGCCACCTCGGGGTCCCGGTCGCCGAGGTGCTCACCCGCGAGGGCGACCGCGCGGCCTACCGGCGCAACGGACCGGACCGGTGTTTCCACTGCAAGGACGAGCTGTTCACGCGGATCGGTGACGAGGTGCTCGCCGCGTACCGGGTGGACGCGGTGGCGTACGGGGAGAACGCCGACGACGCCCGCCGCCCGGACCGGCCCGGCGCCCGCGCCGCCGCCGCGCACCGGGTGCTGCGGCCGCTGGCCGACCTCGGCCTCGGCAAGTCCGACGTGCGCCGCCTGGCGCGGGCCTGCGGCCTGCCCTGCGCCGACAAACCGGCGGCGCCCTGCCTGGCCTCGCGGATTCCGCACTTCAGCGAGGTCACGCCGGTCAAGCTGGCGCAGATCGAGCAGGCCGAGGCGGCCCTGCGCCGGCTGGGCTTCGCCGATTTCCGGGTACGCCATCACGGCGACGTCGCCCGCATCGAACTGCCCCCGGACGATCTGCCGCGGGCGGTACGCACACCGCTGCGGGAAGCGCTCCACGCGGCCGTGGTGGCCGCAGGTTTCCGGTTCGCCGCCCTGGACATCGCCGGCATCCAGTCGGGCGCCTTCACCCTGCCGCTGGTCCGGGCCGCCCGTGACTGA
- the larC gene encoding nickel pincer cofactor biosynthesis protein LarC yields the protein MDRAARRGYPEAVFCAGKTPAQVAGIAATIRARPDVTTLFTRAEPAHAAAVLAELPDARHDADAALLAWPPTPPPPAGGLVVVIAAGTSDLPVAREAELTARYLGRPTELVVDAGVAGLHRILRRLGLLRRARAVVVAAGMDGALPSVVAGLIPAPVIALPTSVGYGAAFGGLAPLLSMVNACAPGVAVVNIDNGYGAGHLAAQIAADPPIAPAPPATGSRPTPSAPPDTATTTLPAPDTATTTLPAPDTTVASRTTPDPARTAPATPDPAKITLAAPHAVEPAAPGAAQRPSPGPGAATPGRHAWIDVSAGVAGDMLLGALLDAGAGVAAVQRAVDAVVPQAVRIGFGQVTRAGLRAGRAYVEVVAAEPPRRAWTELRAVLAAARLPAAVRERALAVFARLAQAEARVHGIEPGDVHFHEVGALDAIADVVGCCAALHELGVTSVSAGPVALGSGRVRGAHGELPVPAPAVAELALGWRVCAGGPGELATPTGMALLRTFAPVCEDLPAMTPGVVGVGAGGRDRPDRANVVRMMIAAEGDAPPPVTVLLEANVDDLDPRLWPGVLAGLLDAGAADAWLTPIVMKKGRPAHTLGVLCPPERVARLRDLVFEHTSTLGIRESVRRRTVLERCLVPVRVAGEPVMIKVGHRGGVIVQAMPEFEEVAALARRLGRPQRVVLRQAAAAAEAAGLTPGAPAPAAG from the coding sequence CTGGACCGGGCCGCCCGGCGCGGATATCCGGAGGCCGTCTTCTGCGCCGGCAAGACCCCCGCGCAGGTCGCCGGGATCGCCGCGACAATCCGCGCTCGGCCGGATGTGACCACCCTGTTCACCCGGGCCGAGCCGGCGCACGCCGCGGCGGTGCTGGCCGAGCTGCCGGACGCCCGGCACGACGCCGACGCGGCGCTGCTCGCCTGGCCGCCCACTCCCCCGCCCCCGGCCGGCGGCCTGGTGGTCGTCATCGCGGCCGGCACCTCCGACCTACCGGTCGCCCGTGAGGCCGAACTGACCGCGCGCTACCTGGGCCGGCCCACCGAGCTCGTGGTCGACGCCGGGGTGGCCGGGCTGCACCGGATCCTGCGCCGCCTCGGCCTGCTGCGCCGCGCCCGGGCCGTCGTGGTCGCCGCCGGGATGGACGGCGCCCTGCCGAGCGTCGTCGCCGGGCTGATCCCCGCACCGGTGATCGCGCTGCCGACCTCGGTCGGTTACGGCGCCGCCTTCGGCGGCCTGGCGCCGCTGCTGTCCATGGTGAACGCCTGCGCTCCCGGGGTCGCGGTGGTCAACATCGACAACGGGTACGGCGCGGGCCATCTCGCCGCCCAGATCGCCGCGGACCCGCCCATCGCCCCCGCCCCACCCGCCACCGGGAGCCGCCCGACCCCCTCGGCGCCCCCGGACACCGCAACCACCACCCTCCCGGCCCCGGACACCGCAACCACCACCCTCCCGGCCCCGGACACCACGGTCGCCAGCCGCACGACACCGGACCCGGCCCGGACTGCCCCCGCGACACCCGACCCGGCGAAGATCACCCTCGCGGCACCGCACGCGGTCGAACCGGCCGCGCCCGGCGCCGCCCAGCGCCCGTCCCCCGGCCCGGGCGCGGCAACCCCGGGCCGGCACGCGTGGATCGACGTGTCCGCCGGGGTGGCCGGGGACATGCTGCTCGGCGCGCTGCTCGATGCCGGCGCCGGGGTCGCGGCGGTGCAGCGGGCGGTGGACGCGGTGGTGCCGCAAGCGGTGCGGATCGGCTTCGGCCAGGTGACCCGCGCCGGGTTGCGCGCCGGCCGGGCGTACGTCGAGGTGGTCGCCGCCGAACCGCCGCGGCGCGCCTGGACCGAACTGCGCGCCGTGCTGGCGGCGGCGCGGCTGCCCGCCGCGGTCCGGGAGCGGGCGCTCGCGGTGTTCGCCCGGCTGGCGCAGGCCGAGGCGCGGGTGCACGGGATCGAGCCCGGCGACGTGCATTTCCACGAGGTCGGCGCGCTCGACGCGATCGCCGACGTGGTCGGGTGCTGCGCGGCCCTGCACGAGCTCGGCGTCACCTCGGTCTCGGCCGGGCCGGTCGCGCTCGGCTCGGGGCGGGTGCGCGGGGCGCACGGTGAGCTGCCGGTGCCCGCGCCGGCCGTCGCCGAGCTGGCGCTGGGCTGGCGGGTGTGCGCGGGTGGCCCGGGCGAGCTGGCCACCCCGACCGGGATGGCGCTGCTGCGGACGTTCGCCCCGGTGTGCGAGGACCTGCCGGCGATGACGCCCGGCGTGGTCGGGGTCGGCGCGGGTGGGCGGGACCGGCCGGACCGGGCCAACGTCGTACGGATGATGATCGCGGCCGAGGGGGACGCCCCGCCGCCGGTGACCGTGCTCCTGGAGGCCAATGTCGACGATCTCGACCCGCGGCTGTGGCCGGGCGTGCTCGCCGGTCTGCTCGACGCCGGCGCGGCCGACGCGTGGCTGACGCCGATCGTGATGAAGAAGGGCCGCCCCGCGCACACGCTGGGCGTGCTGTGCCCGCCGGAGCGCGTCGCCCGGTTACGGGACCTCGTCTTCGAGCACACCAGCACGCTGGGGATACGCGAGTCGGTACGGCGCCGGACGGTGCTGGAGCGCTGCCTCGTGCCGGTGCGGGTGGCGGGCGAACCGGTCATGATCAAGGTGGGCCACCGCGGCGGCGTGATCGTGCAGGCCATGCCGGAGTTCGAGGAGGTGGCCGCACTGGCCCGGCGGCTGGGCCGGCCGCAGCGGGTGGTGCTGCGGCAGGCGGCGGCCGCGGCGGAGGCGGCCGGGCTGACGCCGGGCGCGCCCGCGCCGGCGGCGGGGTGA
- a CDS encoding patatin-like phospholipase family protein, with protein sequence MTKTLVLGGGGVTGIAWHLGLLCGLQRAGVPLGDADTVIGTSAGSVVGTVLAAGVDLEAAVDGQERDPGPPRSPRRGVGGGPWLSALAVLVDPDVPARQARARVGAMALAAVTQDEQSYLARMAPLLPVRDWPARDLRLVVVDTADGRDVVLDAASGVPLLSAVAASCAVPGLMPPVTIDGRRYMDGGVRLGAGADLAAGADRLVVVAPLAMLGRERIVEEMAAAEAGRSLLIEPDEAALTEIGPDFMDPARRPAAVRAGLRQGAALADAVRAVWS encoded by the coding sequence GTGACGAAAACTCTCGTTCTCGGCGGCGGCGGCGTGACCGGCATCGCGTGGCACCTCGGCCTGCTCTGCGGGCTGCAGCGGGCCGGCGTCCCGCTCGGCGACGCGGACACCGTCATCGGCACGTCCGCCGGGTCGGTGGTCGGCACCGTGCTGGCCGCCGGCGTGGACCTGGAGGCCGCGGTGGACGGCCAGGAGCGCGATCCCGGACCGCCCCGGTCACCGCGGCGCGGCGTGGGCGGCGGCCCATGGCTGTCCGCGCTGGCCGTGCTGGTCGACCCGGACGTGCCGGCCCGGCAGGCCCGGGCCCGGGTGGGCGCGATGGCGCTGGCCGCGGTCACCCAGGACGAGCAGAGCTACCTGGCCCGGATGGCGCCGCTGCTGCCGGTGCGCGACTGGCCCGCCCGGGATCTGCGGCTGGTGGTCGTCGACACCGCCGACGGGCGGGATGTGGTCCTCGACGCCGCCTCCGGGGTGCCACTGTTGAGCGCGGTCGCGGCCAGCTGCGCGGTGCCCGGGCTGATGCCGCCGGTCACCATCGACGGCCGGCGCTACATGGACGGCGGGGTGCGGCTGGGCGCCGGCGCCGACCTGGCCGCCGGCGCCGACCGGCTGGTGGTGGTCGCGCCGCTGGCCATGCTCGGCCGGGAGCGGATCGTCGAGGAGATGGCGGCGGCCGAAGCTGGCCGCAGCCTGCTGATCGAGCCGGACGAGGCGGCACTGACCGAGATCGGTCCGGACTTCATGGACCCGGCCCGGCGGCCGGCCGCGGTCCGTGCCGGGCTGCGGCAGGGCGCGGCGCTCGCCGACGCGGTACGCGCGGTCTGGTCCTGA
- a CDS encoding DsbA family protein: MGKQARDRSRELRKAQLAIAEQRGKRRPLRIAGAVIIAGLLIAIGVTVVNAVGSGSGGSGALVVPKGATDNGALVLGKADAPVKLEVYLDYMCPYCGRFEQANSGEIDKLIAGGRTRVELHPLSFLDRMSRGTRYSTRSANAVVTVADRAPEKVTALNAALFAAQPEENTEGLSDARIAELAQQAGVPQEVVDVFDDRIFEPWIARSTDAAFESGITGTPTVKINGEVFKGDLYTAGPLTQAVTAAAGQQ; the protein is encoded by the coding sequence GTGGGCAAGCAGGCACGGGACCGGTCCAGGGAACTGCGCAAGGCGCAATTGGCGATCGCCGAACAGCGGGGCAAGCGGCGGCCGCTACGGATCGCCGGGGCGGTGATCATCGCAGGCCTGCTGATCGCGATCGGCGTGACCGTGGTGAACGCGGTCGGCTCGGGTTCCGGCGGTTCCGGCGCGCTGGTCGTGCCGAAGGGCGCCACGGACAACGGCGCGCTGGTGCTCGGCAAGGCGGACGCGCCGGTGAAGCTCGAGGTGTATCTCGACTACATGTGCCCGTACTGCGGCCGGTTCGAGCAGGCCAACAGCGGCGAGATCGACAAGCTGATCGCCGGTGGCCGGACCCGGGTGGAGCTGCACCCGCTGTCGTTCCTGGACCGGATGTCCCGGGGCACCCGGTACTCCACCCGCTCGGCGAACGCGGTCGTCACCGTCGCCGACCGGGCGCCGGAGAAGGTGACCGCGCTGAACGCGGCGCTGTTCGCCGCCCAGCCGGAGGAGAACACCGAGGGCCTGAGCGACGCGCGGATCGCCGAGCTGGCACAGCAGGCCGGCGTGCCGCAGGAGGTCGTCGACGTCTTCGACGACCGGATCTTCGAGCCGTGGATCGCCAGGTCCACCGACGCCGCCTTCGAGTCCGGGATCACCGGCACCCCGACCGTGAAGATCAACGGCGAGGTCTTCAAGGGTGACCTGTACACCGCCGGGCCGCTGACCCAGGCCGTCACCGCGGCCGCGGGGCAGCAGTGA
- a CDS encoding vitamin K epoxide reductase family protein has translation MSTPLAVVRRVRHSNTWIFGTMLFSACLSLLASFVLSVDAIRLAEDPDTALSCNINSVISCGTVALSWQAQLFGFPNAFLGLVAEPVVITLAVAALGGVRFPRWFMCAAQTVYTLGVIFAYWLFYQAMFHIGALCPWCLLVTVSTTLVFATLTHVNIRDGNLPLPARMRPALKSAIEADLDAVAVTIWLLALALLVLTRYGTQLFA, from the coding sequence GTGAGCACGCCGCTGGCGGTGGTCCGCCGGGTACGGCACTCCAACACCTGGATCTTCGGCACGATGCTGTTCTCGGCGTGCCTGAGCCTGCTCGCCTCGTTCGTGCTGTCCGTCGACGCGATCCGGCTGGCCGAGGACCCGGACACCGCCCTGTCCTGCAACATCAACTCGGTGATCAGCTGCGGCACCGTCGCGCTGTCCTGGCAGGCGCAGCTGTTCGGCTTCCCGAACGCCTTCCTCGGCCTGGTCGCCGAGCCGGTGGTGATCACCCTGGCGGTGGCCGCCCTGGGCGGGGTGCGCTTCCCCCGCTGGTTCATGTGTGCCGCGCAGACCGTCTACACGCTCGGCGTGATCTTCGCCTACTGGCTGTTCTACCAGGCGATGTTCCACATCGGGGCGCTGTGCCCGTGGTGCCTGCTGGTCACCGTCTCGACCACGCTGGTGTTCGCCACCCTGACCCACGTCAACATCCGCGACGGCAACCTGCCGCTGCCGGCCCGGATGCGTCCGGCGCTGAAGTCCGCGATCGAGGCGGATCTGGACGCCGTGGCGGTGACCATCTGGCTGCTCGCGCTGGCCCTGCTGGTGCTGACCAGGTACGGCACCCAGCTGTTCGCCTGA
- a CDS encoding LysR family transcriptional regulator: protein MDPHHLRLLRELGDRGSVAAVARALHITPSAVSQQLNTLQRAARVPLTTRSGRRLALTEAGRALAAAAVEVITALDRADRAVGAYLDDPAAPVSVAAFHSAALTWFPPLIQRLAAAGGPPVRCADEDVAHADFPGLAGDYDLVVAHRLAHSPPWPADRVTVLPLIFEPVYVAMAADSPLAAKARLTAVDVAGGPWISVHEGFPLEGVLTAIAAAAGRPLDIVHRINEFTVAASMVAAGAAIALLPARTTRPDQRLVLRPLDDLPAGRHIDVLTRPETLHRAAARTVLDVLREVSRGGDAS from the coding sequence ATGGATCCGCACCACCTGCGGCTGTTACGCGAGCTCGGCGACCGTGGCAGCGTCGCGGCCGTGGCCCGCGCGCTGCACATCACGCCGTCCGCGGTGTCCCAGCAGTTGAACACCCTGCAACGGGCGGCGCGGGTGCCGTTGACCACGCGCAGCGGGCGGCGGCTGGCGCTGACCGAGGCCGGTCGGGCGCTCGCCGCCGCGGCCGTCGAGGTGATCACCGCGCTGGACCGGGCGGACCGGGCCGTCGGGGCGTACCTCGACGACCCAGCCGCCCCGGTCAGCGTGGCCGCGTTCCACAGCGCGGCGCTGACCTGGTTCCCGCCGTTGATCCAGCGGCTCGCCGCGGCCGGCGGGCCGCCGGTGCGCTGCGCGGACGAGGACGTCGCGCACGCCGACTTCCCGGGCCTGGCCGGCGACTACGACCTGGTCGTGGCCCACCGGCTGGCACACAGCCCGCCGTGGCCGGCCGACCGGGTGACCGTCCTGCCGCTGATCTTCGAACCGGTCTACGTCGCGATGGCCGCGGACTCCCCGCTGGCCGCCAAGGCGCGGCTGACCGCGGTGGACGTGGCCGGCGGGCCGTGGATCAGCGTGCACGAGGGCTTCCCGCTGGAGGGCGTGCTGACCGCGATCGCGGCCGCCGCCGGCCGGCCGCTCGACATCGTGCACCGGATCAACGAGTTCACCGTCGCGGCCTCGATGGTCGCCGCCGGAGCGGCCATCGCCCTGCTGCCCGCTCGCACCACCCGCCCCGACCAGCGGCTGGTCCTGCGCCCGCTCGACGACCTGCCGGCCGGGCGGCACATCGACGTGCTGACCCGCCCGGAGACCCTGCACCGGGCGGCGGCACGGACGGTCCTGGACGTGCTGCGCGAGGTCAGCCGTGGCGGTGATGCTTCTTGA
- a CDS encoding DMT family transporter: protein MSDALLLAVAVVWGSSYLTAKTLVVAGGVLVVLAWRFLVSAAAMLPLLARRRPGRRELGVGLLLGATQASVLALETYGVARTSATNAGVLISLTILLTPVLEGVLGRRWLPPAFFLAAAAAVGGVTLLVAGPGLRAPSAGDALILAAAVVRAGHVTLSAHLTRDRPYDTTTLTALQTLTGAAVFTVAAGPALVPATAGFGATQWLAVLYLALGCSVFAFVVQLWAIRRTSASRASLLLGTEPVWAVLFGTLLAGDRLGPVSVAGIALVLLGVYGGQRVEARTRSGGAPQPEPAPPTAETPATAETPVTTGTPATRGFPATAGIPATAGTPGTTGIPATTGTPATTGVVATAGMPVVRRSRGA from the coding sequence ATGAGTGACGCGCTGCTGCTCGCGGTGGCGGTGGTCTGGGGAAGCAGCTATCTGACCGCGAAGACCCTGGTGGTCGCCGGTGGTGTGCTGGTCGTGCTGGCATGGCGGTTCCTGGTCTCGGCGGCGGCGATGCTGCCGCTGCTGGCCCGCCGCCGGCCGGGTCGGCGCGAGCTCGGCGTCGGGCTGCTGCTGGGCGCCACGCAGGCGTCCGTCCTGGCGCTGGAGACGTACGGCGTGGCGCGGACCAGCGCGACCAACGCGGGCGTGCTGATCAGCCTGACCATCCTGCTCACCCCGGTGCTGGAGGGCGTGCTCGGCCGGCGCTGGCTGCCCCCGGCGTTCTTCCTGGCCGCAGCGGCCGCGGTCGGCGGCGTCACGCTGCTGGTCGCCGGCCCCGGACTGCGGGCGCCGTCGGCCGGCGACGCGCTGATCCTGGCCGCCGCCGTGGTCCGGGCCGGCCACGTCACCCTGTCGGCGCACCTGACCCGTGACCGGCCGTACGACACCACCACGCTGACCGCCCTGCAGACCCTGACCGGCGCCGCGGTGTTCACGGTGGCGGCCGGCCCGGCCCTGGTCCCGGCGACGGCCGGGTTCGGTGCCACGCAGTGGCTGGCCGTGCTCTACCTGGCGCTCGGGTGCAGCGTCTTCGCGTTCGTCGTCCAGCTCTGGGCGATCCGCCGCACCTCGGCGTCGCGCGCCAGCCTGCTGCTGGGCACCGAGCCGGTCTGGGCGGTGCTGTTCGGCACCCTGCTGGCCGGCGACCGGCTGGGGCCGGTGTCGGTGGCCGGGATCGCGCTGGTCCTGCTCGGCGTCTACGGCGGCCAGCGGGTGGAGGCGCGCACCCGGTCCGGCGGCGCGCCCCAGCCGGAACCCGCCCCGCCCACCGCGGAAACCCCGGCGACCGCGGAAACCCCGGTCACCACCGGAACGCCCGCCACCAGGGGATTCCCGGCGACCGCGGGAATCCCCGCCACCGCGGGAACGCCCGGCACCACCGGCATCCCGGCCACCACGGGAACGCCGGCCACCACGGGCGTGGTGGCCACGGCCGGTATGCCGGTGGTCAGGCGAAGTCGCGGTGCTTGA
- a CDS encoding DUF5565 family protein: MRKIPTVFRRDPDNRKRVLPEANPECRWVLAGEGVATRKYDGTCVLLDEDGVWWARREVRPGRTRPPGYRPVMTDENTGKTVGWEPIAQSSYATCHAEAVARRADWQPGTYELIGPKINGNPERTAGHELIAHAAAERFDVPRDLDGLRAWILAHPRYEGIVWHHPDGRRAKLKHRDFA; encoded by the coding sequence ATGCGCAAGATTCCGACGGTGTTCCGGCGTGATCCGGACAACCGCAAGCGGGTGCTGCCCGAGGCCAACCCCGAGTGCCGCTGGGTGCTCGCCGGCGAGGGCGTCGCGACGCGGAAATACGACGGAACGTGCGTGCTGCTCGACGAGGACGGCGTCTGGTGGGCGCGCCGCGAGGTGCGGCCCGGTCGCACCCGGCCGCCCGGCTACCGCCCGGTGATGACCGACGAGAACACCGGTAAGACGGTCGGCTGGGAGCCGATCGCCCAGTCGTCGTACGCGACGTGTCACGCCGAGGCGGTCGCCCGCCGCGCGGACTGGCAGCCGGGCACCTACGAGCTGATCGGCCCGAAGATCAACGGCAATCCGGAGCGGACCGCGGGTCACGAGCTGATCGCCCACGCGGCCGCGGAACGCTTCGACGTGCCGCGGGACCTGGACGGGCTGCGGGCGTGGATCCTGGCCCACCCACGGTACGAGGGCATCGTCTGGCATCACCCGGACGGCCGCCGCGCCAAGCTCAAGCACCGCGACTTCGCCTGA
- the fliQ gene encoding flagellar biosynthesis protein FliQ: MTDTMVVELGLQAMSIAAKMSAPVLLTALAIGFAISLFQSVTQIQEATLSFVPKAVAIGAVLLFTGNWMLHEMLTYTEQLFERVPDLLR, from the coding sequence ATGACCGACACGATGGTGGTTGAGCTGGGACTGCAGGCGATGAGCATCGCGGCGAAGATGTCCGCTCCGGTGCTGCTGACGGCCCTCGCGATCGGTTTCGCGATCTCGCTGTTCCAGTCGGTGACGCAGATCCAGGAGGCGACGCTGTCGTTCGTGCCGAAGGCGGTCGCGATCGGGGCGGTGCTGCTGTTCACCGGCAACTGGATGCTGCACGAGATGCTCACCTACACCGAGCAGCTGTTCGAGCGGGTCCCCGACCTGCTGCGCTGA